Sequence from the Schaalia sp. 19OD2882 genome:
CCCGTGCCTTCGACGCAGTCGCGCGTGATGACCACCCGGGCCACGTCGGTGCGGCTGGGCAGGTCGAACATGAGGTCCGACAGGGTCTTTTCCATGATGGAGGCAAGCCCACGTGCGCCTGTGCGGCGCTTGTTCGCCAGGGCTGCGATGGCCAGCAGGGCGTCGTGGGTGAAGTCCAACTCGATCCCGTCGAGGTCGAAAAGGTGCTGGTACTGGCCGACCAGCGAGTTCGTGGGCTCGGTGAGGACCAGGGTGAGGTCTTCTTCCGAGAGTTCCTTCGTCGAGGTGAGAATCGGCAAACGTCCGATGAATTCGGGGATCATGCCGAACCTGTGGAGGTCCTCGGGGGTGACTTCCTCGTAGAGGTCTCCCATTTCCTTCACGGATTTCAGGTCGGTCCCGAATCCGGTGGAGCGCTGCCCCAAGCGGGCCTTGACGATTTCTTCGATTCCGGCGAATGCGCCTGCCGCGATGAAGAGGATTCCGGAAGTGTCGATCTCCAGGAACTGCTGGTGCGGATGCTTGCGCCCCCCTTGGGGCGGCACGGATGCCACAGTGCCTTCGACGATCTTGAGCAGGGCCTGCTGGACGCCCTCGCCGGAGACGTCACGGGTGATGGAGGCGTTTTCCCCTTTGCGGCCGATCTTGTCGATCTCGTCGACGTAGATGATGCCGCGTTCGGCCTTCTTGATGTCGCCGTCGGCCTCTTGGATGAGGCGCAGCAGGATGTTCTCCACGTCCTCGCCCACATAGCCCGCTTCGGTCAGGGCGGTGGCGTCGACGATGGCGAAGGGGACTTGCAGCAGGGAAGCCAGGCAGCGGGCAAGGTGGGTCTTGCCGGTTCCCGTGGGGCCGAGCAGGAGGATGTTCGACTTGGTGCCGAGCATGTTCTCCTCATTGCCGGCCTCGCGTGAACGCACCCGCTTGTAGTGGTTGTAGACGGCGACGGACAGGGCCTTCTTGGCGCGTTCCTGGCCGATGACCCACGAGTCCAGGTACTCGTAGATCTCCTTGGGTTTGGGCAGCGGGGTCTGCGAGGCGGTGGGCTCGTCGGTGAGTTCTTCCTCGATGATCTCGTTGCACAGGTCGATGCATTCATTGCAGATGTAGACGCCGGATCCGCCGATGAGTTTTCGCACCTGCTTCTGGCTCTTGCTGCAGAAAGAACACTTGAGCAGCTCTGCGCCGTCGGTGAGTCGGCTCACGTCGGGTCCTCCTGCGGGGTCTCGGTGGGTGCGGACGGGATGGCTCCCAGCGTTTTCAAGCTTATGTCAGGGGGTGTCGCGGTGCCAGAGGGCACGCGGACATCTCGCCGCAGGTGTGATGGGTGACGAGGGCGGGGCGGGTTCGCATGAGGTGAGGGTTCGCCCAAGGCTACTTCTCATCCTTGTCCAACCCTTTGCCCCGCCCTCGTTTCCGGATGAAGGAGGTGGCCACCGGGGCCGTCGGCGTCAGTGTGCGGTGGGCTCGGCGGACTTTCGGTAGGCCAGTACTTGGTCGACCAGGCCGTAGTCCTTGGCCTGGGCGGCGGTGAGGATCTTGTCGCGTTCGATGTCGCGGCGCACCTGTTCCACCGGCGTGCCCGAGTGGCGTGAGATGGTCTCCTCCAGCCACAGGCGCATGCGGTCGATCTCGTCGGCGACGATCTGGATGTCACTTGCCTGACCTTGGATGCCCTCCATGGCCGGCTGGTGGATGAGGACGCGCGCGTTGGGCAGTGCCAGACGCTTGCCGGGGCTGCCGGCCGCCAGCAGAACCGCCGCAGCGGAGGCCGCCTGACCCAAGCACACGGTCTGGATCTGCGGCTTCACGAATTGCATGGTGTCGTAGATGGCGGTCAGCGCCGTGAAGGAGCCGCCGGGGCTGTTGATGTACAGGGTGATCAGAGAGTCCGGGTCCTGCGATTCGAGGACCAGCAGCTGCGCCATGACGTCGTCTGCGGAGGCGTCGTCCACCTGCACGCCGAGAAACACGATCCGGTCCTCGAAGAGCTTCGCGTAGGGGTCCTGGCGCTTGAAACCGTAGGCGGTGCGCTCCTCGAAGCTGGGCAGGACGTAGCGCGACTCGGGCAACTGGCGGGCGATCGCCTCGAAGTAGGGGCGGGTGCTCATCGGGTCTCTCCGTCCTCGGCGCGGCGGCCGATCTCCTGCGGGGTCTCCACCATCCGGTCCACGAAACCGTATTCGACGGCTTCGCGGGCGCTGAACCAGTGGTCACGGTCGGCGTCGGCCTCGATCTGCTCGACGGACTTGCCGGTGCGGGCCGCGGTGATCTCCGCCAGTTCCTGCTTCATCTTGAGGATCAGGTCGGCGTTGATGCGGATCTCCGTGGCCGAGCCTCCTGCCCCGCCCAGAGGCTGGTGCAGCAGCACACGCGTGTGGGGAGTGATGAGGCGCTTGCCGGGGGTGCCGGCGGTCAGCAGGAACTGGCCCATGGATGCGGCCAGGCCCATGCCGACGGTGACGACGTCGGGCTTGATGTACTGCATGGTGTCGTAGATGGCCATACCTGCGGTGACCGAACCGCCGGGGCTGTTGATGTACAGGTAGATGTCGCGGTCCGGGTCCTCTGCAGCAAGCAGGAGCATCTGGGCGCAGATGGCGTTGGCGTTCTCGTCGCGGACCTCGCCGCCCAGCCAGATGATGCGCTCCTTGAGCAGACGCTGGTAGACGGCGTCGCTCAGACCCGCTGCGGTCTTCCCGCCGCCGTGGGCGGTGAAATCGCTGGTCACGTTTCCTCCACTTCAGGGGTCTCCCCCGCTCCAGGGGCCCACCGCGCGCGGGCGCCCCTCTTCGACCGTGGGTACGGCCGTACCCGGCCGATCCCGACTGTCCTCAAACCTACCCGGTGACGAGGCCGACGCCGCCTTCGCAGAGCGCCTTTTCGCTGACGGCGCACCGGAGTGGTCACAGGCGCCTGACGTTACGCTGTGGACCATGAAGCCTCCTGCGACCCCGGACTCCCACCGATTCAAGGTCACCGAGGCGGGTCTGGCGGGTTTCGTCATCCACGTGGTGGTCGGATACGCCCTGCTGCTGGCCGTCCTGACGGCCATCGACACCACGCAGCAGCACCCGTGTCGATCGATCGGGTTGGTGGCCAGCACCCTGGTCGCCGTCCTCTTCCACCTCGTGCGCCGATGGGTCATCGCCCAACGCCCGGTCTCATGGCTCTGGGGCGCTGCGGCAGGGGCGCTGGCGCTCACCTCCTTTGCCCTGTCGGACAACTGGGCGATGTTGGGTGTGGCAGCGGCGTGCATTGCCATCGCGGTTGCACCCAAGTGGTGGGTGTGGCCCCTCGAAATCATCCTCTTCGCCGGCGCAATCCTCAGCATTTCGATTCCTGCCCCGCAGATGGTGGCCGTCGAGTCCGCGATCATCCTCATCTCCACCTTGGTCACCGTCATCCTGTACGTCCTGGTCCGCGTCATCACCCTGCTGCGCCAGCTCGACGTGGTCCAGGAGGAAATCGCTCGCACTCGCGTGGACCAGGAGCGCCTGCGGATCGCCAGGGAACTGCACGACGTCCTGGGGCGCACCCTTGTCGCAGCCTCCTTGCGCAACCAGGCAGCGATCCAGTTGTTGGCGACCTCGCCGGACAAGGCGGCGGCGCAGATGGAGGCCACCCACAAGACCCTGGCTTCAGGCCAGTTGGCCCTGCGTTCCTTGACGTCGGGGGTCGTCGTGGCCGGACTGGCCGAAGAAGTTGCTTCCGCAGCAGCCCTGTGCCACGTGAAGAGCATCAACACCTCCCTGGACGTCGCCGAACTGCCCGACGGCCCACACTCCAGGTTCTGCGCCCAAGTGGTCCGTGAAGCCGTCACCAACATGCTCAAGCACGCCCGGCCGACGACCTGCAGCATCACGATCCGTCACAAGGGCGACACGCTGGTCACTCGCATCGTCAACGACGGGGCACCGGCCGGCAACGAGTCCGCAAGCGGGACGGGCCTGGCCGAGCTGCGCAAGCGGGCCGCGGCCATGGGTGGAACACTGGAGGCCGATCAGGACGCACAGGGACACTTCACGGTCACAGTGCGTCTGCCCGCCGCCGACCTCGTCGAGGAGTGACATGAGCCAGGACCCGACCGTCCCCCGGACACCCGTGCTGCGTCTGCTCATCGCCGAGGACGTGGATCTGGTCGCCGAGGCCTTCGAAGCCCTGCTCAGTGTGGAACCCGCCTTCGAGGTCGTGGGGCGCGTCGGACGGGGCGACGTGGTGGCCCGGACCGTCCTCGACCTGTCAGCGGACGTCGTCGTCATGGACATCGACATGCCCGGGGCCACAGGGATCGAGGCAACCTCCCACGTCAAGCAGGTGGCGCCCGACTGCAAAGTCCTGCTGCTCACAGCCCTGCCGGGCAGCGGTCACGTCCACAGGGCCCTGGCCGCCGGGGCCGACGGCTACCTGGTGAAGTCGACGACCGGCGCCCGGCTGTTGGACGCCATCAAGAAGGTTGCCGCCGGTGGGACCGTCATCGACCCGGACTTGGCGGCCGACGCCCTGCGGGTGGGCCCCTGCCCACTGACCGACCGCGAGGTCGAGATCCTCACCCCGGTCTCGCAGGGTGCCACAACGGAGGAGACCGCGGGTGTCCTCTTCCTGTCGGCCGGCACCGTGCGCAACTACCTGTCCAATGCCATGACCCGCTTGGGGGTCTCGACCCGCATGCAGGCCGTGTCCCTGGCGACCGAGCGGGGCTGGCTCTGAGGCCACGGCCTCGTCACCGCCCCGCTCCCGTCCTCGTCAGCGGCTGGATGCCGAACGACGGAAGGCCACAAGCGCCAGGGCCACGAAGAGTGCGGTCCAGACCGTGAAGACGGCTCCGGCCTGGACGGGTGCCGCCGACAGGCCCGACATGATCGCCTTGCCGGTGTCGGCGATCTGGAAGGACGGGGTCCACGTGGTGATGGCGGCCAACCAGTCGGGCATCATCTCCCGCGGCATCCACAGGCCTCCGACGATGGAGAAGAGCATGAGGACGGTCATCGCGGCCGCATAACTGCTCTCCTGGCGGGTCACCAGGCCTATGACGACACCCAGGGCCGCAAAGACCGTGGACCCCACGACCACCACGCCCAGGGCCATGGCCAGGTGCGCCGGATCCAAGGGCACGTGATTGACGACGACCCCTGAGATGAAGACACCCAGAACCGCCGGGACCCCCAGGAGGATCGCCGAGAGGATCTTGCCCCCACGATGTCGACGGGGCGCAGCGGCGTCAGGGTGAGGTACGAGAACCAACCGCTTCCCCGCTCCTGCGCCAGCCGGTTGCCGGCGATGGTCAGGCAAGCGGAGAGGGTCGCGAAGGTCGCCATGTTCATCATGTAGCCAGTGGCGAAGGCCTGGAGTTTGTCGGCGGGCAGGTTCCCGCCGTTGAGCTGGACGAAGACGATGTTCATCGCGATCGGGACGACCATCGTGAGCAGAAGGAATCGGGGGGTGCGCAGGATGCGGCGCACTTCGAAGGCGACGTAGGAATGCATGGGAGTTCCTCCTTCGTGGATCCGGTGGCGCTCAGGCGCGGTCGGGGTCGATGACGGAGAGGTAGGCCTGGTCCAGGCTGGCCTCCTGGATGGTGATGTCAACCGCTTCGGGCAGCAGGTTGACCAATTCGCGCAGGGTTCGGTCGGCATTGCTCGTGTGCAGGATCTGCAGGCCGTCGATGCAGGAGTGGGACAGGTCGCCGCTGAGGCGCTCCATCCAGTTCTGCGGCGGGGTGGCACCCCACCGGAACTGCACCTGCGGGCGACCCGCGCGTGCACGCAACTGCTCGGGGGTCTCATCGGCGACGACCCTGCCGTGGGCGATGACCAGCACCCGGTCGGCGGCGGTCGCGGCCTCCTCCATGTGGTGGGTCGTGAAGAAGACGGTGCGCCCGAGTTTCGCGGCGGTCGAGCGCACGGCGTTCCAGAAGGTGTAGCGGCTGGCCACGTCCATCTCATTCGTGGGTTCGTCCAGGATGAGCAGTCGCGGCTGGCCGACCAGGGCCAAGGCGAAGCGCACGCGTTGGCGTTCGCCGCCGGAGAGCCTTTCCACGCGGCGCCCGGCGACGTCCCTCAGACCTGCCAGGTCAATGGCCTCATCGACGTCCATGGGGCGGGCGTGCTGGCGGGCCATGAAGGCGACCAGTTCGCGCACGGTCACGCAGTCGGCCATGCCGGCGGATTGCAGCATGACCCCGATCTCCCCTTGGCGCACTGCCGCGCGGGGTGCCAGACCGAAGATCTGGACGCTGCCGCGGTCCGGGTTGTTGAGGCCCAGCATGAGGCTGACCAGCGTGGACTTGCCGGCACCGTTGGGGCCCAGCAGGGCGACGATCTGCCCGGGTGCGACATCCAGTTTCACGTCGACGAGGGCGGGGGAGGTGGCTGACGGGTAGGTGAAGCCCAGACCCGAAATCGCCACGGCCGGGACCGTGCCCGATGCTGCGTGGCGTGGGCGGGGGTCCGGGGACGAGGCCGGGCCAGTTCTGAACCTGGTGCTGACGGCGGTCATGGCTTTCTCCTTCAAGGCGTTCTCGATCTTGTCGGGGAGCAGGTCCGGCCGCTCGAAGGGCCCCTCTCCCATACCGAAAACGTTAGGAACCCGGGGAAATGCCCGGTAGTGGGAGGTGTCCACTCCTTCATGTGACAGGTGTCAGGTCCTGCCCCCGTGATGGTCGCCGGCTCTCCGGGTCTGAGGTCAGGTGCGGAGCCAAGGCAAGGACCGCAGGCTCCCAGAAGGAACACCGTGGACTCGTCGAGCGGCGCAAGGCTGCCTTCGCCACCGGAGCCGGTGACGCCAATCAGGTCTGGCCGTTGGAGTTCACCGAGTTCGAGACCACCCCCGGCGCGTCCTGGCCTCTGGCGGGATGGCGCCAAGTCCAACAGGGAAAGGGCCGGCACCGCTTTGGCGGTGCCGACCCTTCGAGTTCTCGCAGGTACGAGCTCAGGCGATCATTCGCCGGATTCAGCAGACTCGATCGCCACGGCCACATCCTCGACGGCGCCGTCGGCCTCGTCCTCGTCGGACTCTTCGACCTCGACGGGGGCCTCACCCAGGAAGGCGGACAGGTCGACGACCTCGCCGGCCGTGTCCTTGACGGTCACACCACGCAGGGCCTCGACCAGCGCCTTGGCGCGACCCAGGTCCGCGATGACCGAGGACATCTGCTGCGGGGAGGAGAACAACTGGTTGATGTCCACGCCATAGGTCTGCGACATCTGGATGGCGTAGTCGATGAGCTCCTGCTGGCCCACCTTGACGTCCAGCTTCTTGGCGAGGGCCTCGGAAAGCAGCTCGGTGCGCAGCTCACGCTCGATGGCCTCACGCGCCTCCTTCTTGTCCTTGGCGGAGGCGCCCTCCTCGACGCGGTGCTCGACCTCGTGGTCGACGGCCTCGGTGGGCAGAAGGATCTCGACCTTGTCCAACAGGGCATCGACCAGGCGGTCGCGGGCCTGAAGGGCCTGCTCGGAGGTCTTCTGCTTGGAGACCTGCTCACGCAGGTCGGCCAGCAGTTCCTCGGCGGTGTCGAACTCGGAGACCATCTGGGCGAAGTCGTCGTCGGCCTCGGGCAGCTCACGGACCTTGACGGACTTGACGGTCAGGGTGACCTCCGCCTCCTCGTCCTTGTGATCGCCGCCTTTGAGTGTGGAGGTGAAGGTGACCTCGTCGCCGGCCTTCGTGCCGCGCAGGGCCTTGTCCTGGCCGTCGAGCATGTTGCCCGAGCCGATCTCGTAGGACACGTCGGCCACGGAGTCGACCTCTTCACCGTCGATGGTGGCCACCAGGTCGATGGTGGCGAAGTCGCCGGTCTTGGCCTTGCGGGTGACGGGCTTGAGGGTTGCGAAGCGGCCGCGCAGGTCGTCGAGCTCCTTCTGGACGTCCTCGTCGGAGACTTCGGTGGTGTCGACCTCGATGCCGTCGAGCTCGGGCACCTCGAAGCTGGGGACCACGGCCACTTCGGCGGTGAAGACCAGCTGGCCGCCGGGGGCGCCGGAGGTCGCCGGAATCTCGGTGACCTCGACCTCGGGCTGGGTCATGGGGCGCAGCTCGTGCTCGGCCACGGCGTCGGAGTACTGGCCGGGCAGGACCTCGTTGACGACCTGCTCGATGACGGCAGCGCGGCCGAAACGCTGGTCGATGATGCGAGCCGGGACGTGACCCTTGCGGAAGCCGGGGATCGAGACCTGGGAGGCGATGTCCTTGTACGCCTTGTCCATCTCGGACTTGAGTTCCTCGTAGGGGACCTCGACGGTCAGTCGAACCTTGGTGGGCTCAAGGGTCTCAACGGTGCTCTTCACGGATTGTTCTCCAACGTCTTGTCCGGTGGGTGCGCAAAACGGGCGCACGACAACCCGACGATTCTATGTCAGCGCGCCACTTCGATGCCACGACGGCCAGCGGCTTCCTCGTCACACAGGGGCGTCGCCGAGCGCCACGTCACCCTCACCCACAACCCCTTCCTCGCCCTCGGTGGCGCGCCCGGCCATGACCGCCTTTCGATTGTCTGCGGCGGCGGCCCTCATGAACCCGAATGCGCAGCCCCACACCAGGGCCACATGGATGGCGAGGTATCGCGCCGAGTCATCACCGGGCCCACCCGCGAACGCGGGAATGGTCTGCAGGTGCTCCACGAGCAAGAGGAAGGGGTACCAGGTCCACCCCACCGGCACCATGAGCAGGTGCAGGACCGTTGGCACGGACGCGGGCCGCACTGCCCCGTCGATCCGGATGCGCGCGGCCAACGGACCCAGGGTGAGTTGGCGCGCCAGCGCGTTGAACAGGGTGATGGGGACGGCCAGGAACATCAGGACCAGGCCGGCTGCCGGTTCGTGGCCGAAGAACACGCCGGTGAGGATGAACAGGACGACCATTTCGAGCACGACGATCGAGAAGGCGAATGTGGCGGCAGAAAACCAGGACGCCGCCTTGGTCATGGGGGACGGCACCTCTTGCGCGCCAAGGTTCGTCATGCGACAAGTCTGCCCCATCGGCCCCTTCCGGGGGGCGAGGGCGGCCTTTCGTTCCCACGCCTCGCCCTGGATCCCGGAATGGCCGACGCACGCACACGATGCGGATGATTTCCGAGACGTGCGTCACCTTTCGCCGCGCGTCGCATGGGTGAAGGGGGCAGGCTGGAGGCATGGGAACCACGACGCTGTCCTTCCTCGGAGCGGCCGGAACCGTCACCGGCTCCAAGCACCTGCTGACCCTCGATGCACACACCGCCACGCCCCGCCACATCCTCGTCGACTGCGGGATGTACCAGGGCGAGAAGCACCTTCGCCGTCTGAACTGGGCGGACTTTCCGATCCCACCCTCATCGATTTCCGACGTGCTGCTCACCCACGCCCACATGGACCATTCGGGGATGCTCCCCCGCCTGGTCAAACAGGGCTTCCACGGGCGCATCTGGTGCACGCGGGCCACTGCGGACCTCACTGAGATCATCCTGCGCGATTCCGCCTTCCTGCAGGAGCGTGACGCGGAGTACGCGCGCGAACGCGGATACTCAAAGCACCGCTCCCCCGAGCCCCTCTACCGGATCGGCGACGTGGAGAACACTTTGCCCCTATTCCGCACCGTCGACTTCGACACCGAATTGGACCTGGGAGACGCAGTGGTGGCCACATGGGTGCGCAGCGGGCACATCCTCGGCTCGGCCTCCATCCACGTGCGCACCGACGAGGGTTCCGTGCTCTTTTCCGGCGACATCGGGCGGCACACGCACCCGGTGCTGCGTCCCCGCGAGATCCCGCCCGGGGCGGATGTGGTCCTGGTCGAATCGACCTATGGGGACAGGGAGCATTTCGAGCCGCAGGAGCCGCCGCACGAGGTGTTCGCCGACGCCATTCGACGCACGATCGAACGCGGCGGGTCGGTCCTGGTGCCGGCCTTCGCAGTGGATCGCACGGAGGTGGTGCTGCACACCTTGGCGCGGATGCAGGCCGAGGGCCGGATCCCACGGGTTCCCGTGTTCATGGACTCGCCAATGGCGCTGGCGTCACTGCGGATCTACCAGGCGCCGCGCAATGCCGAGGAGTTGACGCCCGAGGTCCAGGGTCTGGCCCTGTCGGAGCTGGACCTGCGAGAAGTGCGCGACCCGAGGCAGTCCCAGCGCCTGAACCACCCGGAGCAGCCGTGCATCATCATTTCGGCCTCCGGCATGGCCACCGGCGGGCGTGTTCTGCACCATCTGGAGACGATGTTGCCGGATCCTCGCCACACGGTGGTGCTCACCGGATACCAGGCGGTGGGTACGCGCGGACGCGCGCTGGTGGAGGGTGCGCGGCATCTGAAGATGTACGGCGCATACGTGGCGGTGCGCGCGCAGATCGTCAGGGACGAGGAGTTCTCCGTGCACGCCGACGGCTCCGAACTGGTCGACTGGATCGCCGCCCTGGACCCGCCGCCCAGCCACGTGTTCTGCGTCCACGGAGAGCCGGAGTCCGCGCAGGCCCTGTCGGAGCGCCTCGGTGACGAGGTCGGGGTGGTGGCCGTGGTCCCCACACGGGGCGAACACATCCGGGTCCGCTCGGGCCGAATCCGCCAGGTCAACGCCACCCTCAACCCGTGAGATTCGTCCGTCATTCCGCGAGATTCGTCCGCCGTCCCGTCGGCGAAGGCACACGCAGGAGTGCGCCCACACGCGTCTTCGCCGGCACCAGCGTCACCCGAAGCGACATCCAGGCCCGATTCCGGGACAATTTGTCGCACTGCGTGACGCTTGTGCGTCCGCGAGTGCGGCTTGCCCCAACATCTCGGCCGATGCCAGCACTTTCCACGACACCGCCAACACCTGCGTGCGCCCGATCGGGCTCACCTCATGCGCCCGCCTCTTGAGAGGTTTGCAGTTGGCCAGACACCAAACGAGAACAGCAGAATCACTGTTCTTGTCCGACTTAGGTTCCACAGGCCCGAGAGACTCAGCCCCCGAGTTCAAGGATGAGTTTCACGACACCAAGGAAGAACTTCCCGATACGACGGACGATTCTCACGAGGAGGGGTGGCTTTTGACACCGCATGGGTTCAGACTCCGTGGGCGGCAAGGACTTCGCTGACTCGCGCCAGCCGCACGTGCCGGTCGGCGCCACTGTCGCGGCCCAGATGCACTTCCTCGGCAACCCGGCCGTCGACCAGCACCACCACCCTATCTGCACGCGCGGCCACTGACGCGTCGTGGGTCACCAGGATGATGGCCGTCCCGGCCGCGTTGATCGCCCCGAGGACGTCCAGCACCTCTGCGGCGCTGGCCCTGTTCAAAGCACCGGTCGGCTCATCGCCGAGCAGCAGCTGCGGCTCGTTGACCAGCGCCCGACAGATCGCTGCGCGCTGCAGCTGACCGCCGGAGACCTCGTCGACGCGGTGCCGCGACAAGTGGCCGACGCCGACGCTGTCCATCAGCTGCTCCACCCGGGCCAGGACTTCGGGGCGGGGATGCGTGCGCGCCACCAGGCCGGGCAGGGCCACATTGTCGCCGATGTCCAGGGTCGGCAGGAACTCAGGCTTTTGGAAGACGAAGCCAAGGGTGCGAAGGCGCCGGGCGGCGCGGGTCTCCTCGTCGGCGGCGGACAGGTCCTCACCGTCGAGCATCACTTGGCCGCTGGTGGGCACGTCCACGCCGCCGAGCATGTGCATGAGGGTCGACTTTCCGGAGCCCGACGGCCCCATGACGGCGACGAACTCTCCGGGAGCGACCGCCAGGTCCACCCCGTGGAGGACCCGCACCTGGCCCCAGTCCTTCGTGACGGCCCGAGCCTCGAGGATGGGACGGATTGCGGCCTCGGGCCTGCGGGTCGCCACAGCCTCGGGGGCAGTGGCTCGGCGGGCGGCAACCGGATCACGGTCCGGGTCGGAAACGAGGCCGGAGGCGGCAAGCAGCGTGTTCGTGTTCACGAGAGGGTCCTTCCGTTGGTGGCGCGGCGCACGGCAAGGCCCACGCCGACAAGGGTCACGGCCAGCAAGGCAAGCGGCGCCGCGACGATGACAATGAATGGGTCGGCAAGAAGTTCGATCCCGGGCGCCCCGAAGGCGGAGAGCACGGCCGCAAGGACCTGCCCGCCCATCAGGCGGCTGAGCAGGACGCCCGCGACGATGCCGACGAGGGCGACAAGGCCGGCTTCAAGAAGCCGCTGACGGCGCACCTGCTTGACGCTCACTCCCGTGAGCAGCAGTGCCCGAGTCCACGGGGCTTCGCGCAGGAACTGCAAGACGGCGGCCAGGTGCAGGACGAGGAATGTGGTGGCCAGGGAGAGTGCAGCCGCGCAGGCTGCCACGATCGCCGTTTGCCCGCGAGTGGCGCCCATGGTCTGGGAGGCGTATTCCTCGACCACACTGACCTTCACACCCGGCCCCTTCTGACGCATGTCGTCCGCCCAGGCGGTCGAGTCGGCGCCTTCGACAAGGTCGATGGCGAGAAGCTGCCATGTGGTCTCTCCGGCCGGCAGATCGGTGACCTTCGCCGTCCGTCCGCCATTGGTGACGTCGGAGTAGATGCCGCTGACCCGCAGCGACACTTCATCTTCTCCGCCTTGGGGACGCATGCGGACGCTCTGCCCCACGGTGACTCCGGCCTGCTCGGCCTGGGCGTGCGAGAGGGCCACTTCACCTGCGCCGGGCGCGGCCCCGGCCTCGTAGCGCAGGGGGAAGGTTGCGTGTTGTCCGGCCTCGACGGGAAGGGAGGCCCATTGCCCCTCCTTGTCGGGCACCTCCCACTTCTGTGCTTCGAACACTTCGGCGGCACGGACTTGCGGGTCCGCGTCGACCTGCGTGGCGACCTCGACCAGGTCGGCCTCGTCGGCGCGCACGTCAAGGCGTACGTCCACACCCTGACCGATGCCCAGGAATGTGGCGAATCGTGGGTCGGACAAGGTGGTGGCCAAGTTCGCGGGGACGCAGGACACTACTGTGGCGATCGCCAGGACGGCGGCCAGCAGGATTCCGCGGCGGCTGAGGGCTCCGCGCAGGGCCAGGGCGACGGGGACGGGCAGGTTCGGGCCCGTGGCCAGGCGACGAGGGCGGGACGGCCCGCGCTTGGTGCCACGTCGGCCGGCAGCCGCGCCGGTGGCTCCACGCAGGGCTTCGAGGACGGGCTGGGCCAGGACGCGACGAACGACGAGGACGTCGACGACCAGCACCATGAGGGTCGCCACCAGTGCCGTCACGACCGGGAGAAGCAGCATCGGCCACGTGGTCGGCGGCGTGCCCAAGGGCAGCAGGACCATCTGATCGACGGCCCGTCCGACGGGCATGGCCACGAGGTGTCCGAGCAATGCGGCCAGCACCGCCAGGGTCAGATTCTTTGCCAGCAGCATCCCCATGACGTCTCGGCCGGGTGCACCGATCACCCGCAGGGCGGCGATGCGTGGCATGTCGGCCTCCAGCGAGGCACTGACCGCCAAGCCGAGGGCCAGGGCACACACCGCGCCCAGCAGCAGGGCCAGCAGGATGGCGATGGCGGCGACCAGCATTGTCGACAGTCCGTTGACCAGTTGCAGGACTGTGCGGTCCACGCCGATTCCCTTGGCGGGAAGCCCTGCGGCCACGTAGGAGTCGAGCACTCCCGACATGCTGGCGCCTTCCGTGAGACGCATTTCGACCAGGTGCTCGACCTCGTCCATGGCCGCATCGATCCGTTTGAAGTCCTCGGGGCTGACCACCAGGCGCTTCGACATGACGATCGAGGAGTTCATCTGGGCGTCGCGCACGAAGTCGATGACTTCCAGTCGCAGGTCCAGGTTTGCGCCACGCACCTCGACGAGGCCGCCGACCTTCGCCTGGCCACTGAGCAGGTAGTGGATGGGCAGGGCGATCTGGCCGCTCTGGGGCCGTAGCGGATTGCCGGCGGCATCCACCAGCAGGTCGAATCGCCGGCTCTGGGTGACGAAGGCGGGTTCCAGGACTGAGTCGTCCTGGCTGACCCCGGCGATCCACAG
This genomic interval carries:
- a CDS encoding ABC transporter permease, which encodes MVLVPHPDAAAPRRHRGGKILSAILLGVPAVLGVFISGVVVNHVPLDPAHLAMALGVVVVGSTVFAALGVVIGLVTRQESSYAAAMTVLMLFSIVGGLWMPREMMPDWLAAITTWTPSFQIADTGKAIMSGLSAAPVQAGAVFTVWTALFVALALVAFRRSASSR
- a CDS encoding response regulator transcription factor, with product MSQDPTVPRTPVLRLLIAEDVDLVAEAFEALLSVEPAFEVVGRVGRGDVVARTVLDLSADVVVMDIDMPGATGIEATSHVKQVAPDCKVLLLTALPGSGHVHRALAAGADGYLVKSTTGARLLDAIKKVAAGGTVIDPDLAADALRVGPCPLTDREVEILTPVSQGATTEETAGVLFLSAGTVRNYLSNAMTRLGVSTRMQAVSLATERGWL
- a CDS encoding ATP-dependent Clp protease proteolytic subunit — protein: MSTRPYFEAIARQLPESRYVLPSFEERTAYGFKRQDPYAKLFEDRIVFLGVQVDDASADDVMAQLLVLESQDPDSLITLYINSPGGSFTALTAIYDTMQFVKPQIQTVCLGQAASAAAVLLAAGSPGKRLALPNARVLIHQPAMEGIQGQASDIQIVADEIDRMRLWLEETISRHSGTPVEQVRRDIERDKILTAAQAKDYGLVDQVLAYRKSAEPTAH
- a CDS encoding ATP-dependent Clp protease proteolytic subunit, giving the protein MTSDFTAHGGGKTAAGLSDAVYQRLLKERIIWLGGEVRDENANAICAQMLLLAAEDPDRDIYLYINSPGGSVTAGMAIYDTMQYIKPDVVTVGMGLAASMGQFLLTAGTPGKRLITPHTRVLLHQPLGGAGGSATEIRINADLILKMKQELAEITAARTGKSVEQIEADADRDHWFSAREAVEYGFVDRMVETPQEIGRRAEDGETR
- the clpX gene encoding ATP-dependent Clp protease ATP-binding subunit ClpX, with translation MSRLTDGAELLKCSFCSKSQKQVRKLIGGSGVYICNECIDLCNEIIEEELTDEPTASQTPLPKPKEIYEYLDSWVIGQERAKKALSVAVYNHYKRVRSREAGNEENMLGTKSNILLLGPTGTGKTHLARCLASLLQVPFAIVDATALTEAGYVGEDVENILLRLIQEADGDIKKAERGIIYVDEIDKIGRKGENASITRDVSGEGVQQALLKIVEGTVASVPPQGGRKHPHQQFLEIDTSGILFIAAGAFAGIEEIVKARLGQRSTGFGTDLKSVKEMGDLYEEVTPEDLHRFGMIPEFIGRLPILTSTKELSEEDLTLVLTEPTNSLVGQYQHLFDLDGIELDFTHDALLAIAALANKRRTGARGLASIMEKTLSDLMFDLPSRTDVARVVITRDCVEGTGEAELHAEGRRGIRSA
- a CDS encoding sensor histidine kinase → MKPPATPDSHRFKVTEAGLAGFVIHVVVGYALLLAVLTAIDTTQQHPCRSIGLVASTLVAVLFHLVRRWVIAQRPVSWLWGAAAGALALTSFALSDNWAMLGVAAACIAIAVAPKWWVWPLEIILFAGAILSISIPAPQMVAVESAIILISTLVTVILYVLVRVITLLRQLDVVQEEIARTRVDQERLRIARELHDVLGRTLVAASLRNQAAIQLLATSPDKAAAQMEATHKTLASGQLALRSLTSGVVVAGLAEEVASAAALCHVKSINTSLDVAELPDGPHSRFCAQVVREAVTNMLKHARPTTCSITIRHKGDTLVTRIVNDGAPAGNESASGTGLAELRKRAAAMGGTLEADQDAQGHFTVTVRLPAADLVEE